The genome window TTGGAGAATGAGACACAATTTGAGAACAAATACATGTTTGTACAAAAATATAACAGAATTCAGACAGCAATAATAATTTCACAGTATAGCAACATCAATATGAGGCAGACTACAGTAGTATCGTGAGCAGATACAGAAAAAGTAATGTTTAAATTATGTTAAACATTATTCTGTTCAATGGAAAAATCCCATTTAACTGCAGCAATAGTGTTCAAGTAGATCCCAGGAACAAAAACCATTATTACATAAACAAGTGATATATCAGTGTTATATAAAGACCAAATCTAGCAATTCAACTATTGTTCTGTCCTGTCCTTGTCTCtactacccccacccccccccccccccacaccctttactcctcccctcctcagcgGTAGTTCTCCTTCAGCCTCCAGGTGCCCTCCTGTCCGGGTGTCCTGTGGAAGTCACAGATGTTGCGTAAAAGCTCTCTGAACACGGGGGTCTGCTGCTGGGTCAGCCTGGGGGTGAAGTACTCCAGGACCTCCTGGGTGCTGGCTTGCCCGTCCACAGTGGCCTGGAAGGCCACAAAGTTACGCAGGTCCACCAGCAGCTCGTCGTGCTCCGTGGGGGGAGCGGGGGTGGCGCTGCGTGCACCCccttcatccccccctccctcctcctcaccacccccatctccctcttggCAGGCGGGCAGACTGAGGTGGTTGCGGGCCTTCATCTTGGCCAgcaaggaggatgaggagaggggggaggaggtagaCTCTCCACTCTCCCCACTGAAGAGGGAGCCTGGAGTGGTCTTTCTGAGGATGGACTTCTTTATGATGGCAGCATCCTGTATGAGGGGAGAGACATAGATTAGATGGAGACAGTGTGGCAGAAAAGCAGAAAGgataagagagaaagggagggagcgaaacagagagaaagtgagaggaagATTTaaagacagaaaagagagaggaacagataaGACAAAGGGGGAGAGAGTAAGGTTTGAGCAAGAGAATATGGAACACATTGAAGGTGCAGGCCAGCAGAAGGTAGAGGTGTAGCAAGTGAAGGGGTGTTACCTTGCACTTGtcaggagctggagcagctaCAGCAGTAtgctcagacaggagagagtttTTCTTCTGACCAAAACGCTTCCTGCAAGAGAGagcccccacacagacacacactttacCATAATGCAAATTAAACATCTGAATGAATTGTTATGTGCGTATGTGTCTGGAGTTGAGGTactttccgtgtgtgtgtgtaaatcaaatgttatacatgtgtgcgtgcgtgcctgcatgtgtgctTGCTAGTCTGTAAATGACATGCCTtgcacccgtgtgtgtgtgtgtgtgtacctggcaggtggtggaggaggtctgTTGTAAGGCAGCCTGCACTGTTGCCGTGACACCTTGAGGGCCCTGAGAGCGTCCCTGGCCACCCTGTTAGCCTCCGCCTCCACTAGGACAAAGTCTGGGTTGGATGCCTCCATGATCGAGTCATGCTGCATCACACTGTGGATGCCTGGGGGGGATGGATATGTGGGAAGGGGGGGACAGTAGTGATGGTGGGGCAAGATGGAGATGAGAAAGGGATGATGGAAAAGGGGAGAGACCgatgggagagaaggaagaaagaggggATACACTTAGGACATTATGAGCACTCTGTTGCTAGAAGCTTCTTAACATTTTGTGTTGCGCGCGTAAACGCACCTGACTTCCTGAACAGCTTAGCCAGGACGTAGTCATCACTCTTCCTCTGGTCCTTTGTCAccgcctgttcctcctcctccttctggaaggttctcctcTTCACCAGATGAGGGATGCGGTGACCTTCGAACTTGGCATCCCGCTGGCGCCTGTGCTTCCCATGTCTGCGTCCGTCAGAGTCGGCCTGGTCACAgtgcttcctcttctctctgcgcTTCTGAGAGCTGACAAGGGTGTGGTCCCTGGGTCTCTGTTTatccctgagtgtgtgtgtgtcaggactaGCACCATGGTCTAAGCCTGTATGTTTTGGTCCATGTTTCTGCGCCAGGTCCggatgtgcgtgtgcgtgctgtgtgtgttgtccatCCGTTGACATAGCCCCATTCTGATTGGGGCTTTGGCTGTCAATCAACCTTTTTGTTTGGTTCTGAGAGTCAATACTATGGAGACGGGTGGAACCGTCTTCAGGAATGTGGTTGGCAGAGGAGTGTTTGCTCCTAGTAGATGCAGCAAAGTGACTGGCTGGAGAACTTTTGAGAGCATGGCTGGAGTGGTTGGACTTGTGTGAGGATGACCTCACAGGCTTCTTTGGAGCTTGAACATCGGAACCCGTACCTGCACAGGGGAGTCCATCAGATGCACTTCTGACtactttctatatgcactatttgCATGTTACTCTGGTGTTGGCCCTGCTAATAAAGGTGAGTTAGAGGTGTCTCACCTGCGAAGATGGCGCTGGTCTCTGTTCCCTGTGACCCGTCTGGGTTAGACAAGGTGAAGAGCTCATAGATGTCGTTAGACTTGAAGAATCGCCTCTGTTTGGGATCCTTTAGGACCCGATTGGTCAGGAACTGTTTGAAGATTTGCCTGACGGAAAAGGAGAAAAAGCAAAGTGTTGGAGCAGgttatcccctctctcttctttcttctccactccctcctttctcctcttcctcctttcctttcctgctcctccttcttaCCTGAGGAAGATAGTAGATATGATCGTTCTCTCCATTATTATATCCCTCCTCctcatttcctctccctcctcctctcccccatccctcaccTGTGGTAGATCTTTTCCTCGATGGTCCCAGCAGTAAGCAGTCTGTAGACAGTCACCTGCAGCTTCTGACCAATCCTCCACGCACGCTCtctagcctacacacacacacaaactcagttaAGAAGACctgtctctgcatgtgtgtctttgtgcgtctttgtgagtatgtatgtgtgtgtgcctacctgGGTGTCGGTGCTGGGGTTCCAGTCAGGATCATAGATGATGACTCTGTTAGCTCCAGTCAGGTTGACGCCCAGCCCCCCCACTCTAGTGGTCAACAGGAAGACAAAAATCGACTTgtcctggaggagaagagagaaggatgacGAGAGTTTAGAGGAAGGGGGATGAAAcaggagaaacaagaaaaagGAGAGGCGAGACAAGACAAGGAACATGGGATGAATAAAATCTATCTTTAACTGTTAGAAAATGAAATGGTTTCAGAAGCCCTTTCAACAGAGAATTTCCATAACATTGTTTGTGTGGCACCCCTTCTTAAAAGTTATTTTAGTTCAAGTTTGACTGACTTGGttgacagagacagatggacaggtatggagagaggaggggtaagagagaaagggagagacagacatacagagaaaGGAGGGTAGAAAGGGAGACATATCAACAGAAAGACTGGTACTGAgaaaggaggggaaaggagaagggagagagagagggacagaaatgtagagacagacaaggacggagagagggagaaagagaggaggaggtcacCTGGTTGTATCGGGCGATGAGAGGCTGTCGGGACGCTATTGTGGTGGTACCATCCATCTTCAGGTAGGTGTAGCTGTTCTTTCTTAGGAACACCTCCAAAATCTCCAACATCTGGACagtagaaagacagagggagggagagatggaaatgggagggagggaaaaatgaataggtgagaaaaagagagagagaggagcctggGGTCGTGGATTATGTCTAACAGGATTAGAGCAGATTAATATTACATGGACAAAGATACATAGACTGCGTGGCTCTCAGGTTCCCCTCCATCTCTAATCTCATTGGTATTGACTAGACAGCTGGGCCTAGACACACCgtctcatctgtctctctctccctttcctcgcttttcccttctgtctctttctctgctcccTTTGATTCTCTCAATAAGACTCTTTTTGTCATTCAGACTCAGCATTTTTCAGTGTGTTTGAGGTATTCCAGTAGCTAATGGAAACATTCATAAATGCAgtatgtgtgttcgtgtgtgggGTCATTTGTGTGagtatgggtgtgtttgtgcatttgtacatgagtgggtctgtgtgtgtgttcccgacCTGTCTGGACTGGGTGAAGAGCAGCACACGGTGGCCCTGTTTGAACcacagcctgaggagagactcCACCACCATCAGTTTGCCCGAGCGTTTCCAGTAGCCAAAGTGCTCCTCTTCCTTCATCTGGTCTTCCGGAATGTTCCTCAGCATACATGGGCCTCCGGAGAACAGATCTGGGTGGTTACAGATCTTACGCATGGCGATGAGGCCCGAGAATACCTGTGCAACAAAGTCACACAGCTTAATGTACCACAATACAACATCACCACAGCACGCAGTTGCAAAGTAAAGTCACACAATGCAGCTAGCTACATTAAAACACCACcagaacacacagtcacaagatAACACAATCACTTTGTAACCCAACACAACCAGAACACCAAGACACGTAACACCACAGTGCcacaacacagtaacacaccacagtcagaacacagtcacaacacacaATCATACTGTAACACAACACTCCACGTAACATAAAACCACATTTTATAGTATGATGTGCTGGCTGTGTTTCAGATGTTATGCATCTACCCATTGATATTTAGTTTTGATAGAGAAAAATGACAATTCTCTTGTCAAATAGATCAAACGTTTTACTGTACATAGATCCGTTCATATCAAGTTACCTATCTTGCTACTGGATTCTGAGGTTGCTCAAAACTCAAGACTTCCCTCAGCAACTGTCTAAGAGAGGATTACCAAGAGATGGAGAAAACAGTCCTTTACTTTAGACGCTAACATGCTGCAGTCTGCATGGCTGTAGTGACgttaaacaaacacatttgctTCAGTGGGTATTAATGAGCGGCCTTTGTATAACTGCATCTGTGAGGAAGGTAAAGGTTGTGTTGTGCTTCTGCTGAAGGCTCAGTGGTCACTGCATTAGTAATGGGGGTTAATGGACTAAGAGTGACCGTTCAagctgtgtgtacgtgtgtgtgtgtgtgtcagcaagcAGAGAGGTGTGTGCgtaacagagaggaagagaaactgATTAAGTGGGTGCGTGCGGCCATTTGGACCAGTGGTGATGAATGCGGTGAAGGGATAGAGAGCTTCTTCTGGGTTAATGCGAGAGGACATGGGAACTACAGCTccttatccacacacacactcacgcgcacacacacacacaccttactgaGAGATAATTAAAGGTAGGTAAGTAAATTAGCAATTTATGTCTTTAGGTGATTGGAACCTAGCTGTAGTAAACAAGCTCAATTTAATAATGGCTCCTGAcagagtgaaaaagaaaaaagagataaAAGAGATAGGTGAAGGGGGGATAGAAGGGTAGATGATAGCCTCTGTTTAATAATGAATGTtatgcagtgttccaggaagTCCACTACTGACCTCGCCATCTTCTCAGAGAGCTTTCTGACCTCACTTGAAGATCCAGGTCACTCTCTGGCACAAGGCCGTAGGACAGTTACTGTCCTGGTCTTACCCACCAGTAGGATAGTTACTGTCCTACCTACTGTACTAGTCTTAGAGTGCAgccagtctggtttgttatgttttggaaactgcaaaggcagcttgggtccaagacggattcgagagaccgcatatagagtgcggctagtctgggttgttatatgttttggagactgcaaaggcagctcggGTCCAAGAAGGACTCGAGACACCGCAAAGACTACGGCATATGTGCTTTtgattcccgcaaagactgcggcttgtattttgccttgttacatttaaatgtttaatttatAGATTTTGTATTACttgtatcacttgtattattgtttttattattattgtttttattgattttatgtaaagcaaatTGAgatgcaattcttgtatgaaataagctatataaataaagtcttactatTATTACCAACCAGCATAAATTACTATACCACCTACTGCACTAGTCAAACCCACTAGCAGGAGTTACTGAACTACCTACTGTACTGGTAGAGATGTTCTACTGTAAGTCAAGGAGACAGTCACCTGCATATCTCCATTCAGCATCTGGTAGACTTCTTTGGAGTCCAGGAAGTTCTGATACACGTGGCGCTGGTCCTCGGTCAGCCTGCAGAACAGaacctagaacacacacacacacaagcaagcgcaagcacacacatacacagcaccaTCCGGGTATTGAGAACAGAGCATGTTCTTTAAAAGCCCTTAAATGAAATAAGAATGTGTGACAACTAGTGGAGATTAGCTATCTGCTTCAGCTGGACAGTACTCTGGGAAACAGTTAATGAGCTGGCAAAAGCAACTGACTTGGTTAGTCAGTCAACTAACCAACAAACCAGCATCAGCCATCTTGTCAACCAAAGTCAACTAATCAACTAGTCAGCTACAcatccagccagtcaaccaAACAGCtcaccagccagtcagtcaacaAAAGCTAAGCAGTGAGTGAGTTAGCTTTATTTCTAGGCAGTCAACAAAGCTACTAAAGTTATCTaaacagtctgtctgtctgtctgtccatccagccAGTCAGATAGCTGTTAAGCCAGCTAGCCAGGCAGTTTAACATGGTTTAAAGCAAATAATAGAACTGAAAAAAACGGGGGCTAGGCGAGGTGGACACAGTACAGCCTCATGATATGAAATAtgcaaaagaggaagagaagcgcACCTGTTCGTTCTTGTCGGGCAGGTTGAGGTTTGCCTTGACGTCTGCCTTCATGCGTCTGAGCAGGTAAGGGTTAATGGTGTCCCTCAGAACGCACGCACACTTGTAGGCTGTCTGGACCTGGGTGCCAACAACAACAAGGAATCACAATAAcataacaacaaacaaacaacagaacaacacaaaggcGCTGACCTGACCATCTGTCCATTGTTCTGACACCTGTCAGTCAGCAGTTACCCCCGGGGCAAGTTTGTCgattaatctctctctcctcctccctccatcccaccatTCTCGCTCCGTCTCAGCAGAGTAAGTCATTAAAGATTGATCAGAGTGTAGTTGTTCTCaagggacagagatagagagacatggaggacgGAGAGATGGTCTCTCTTTCATCACTGATGCTGGTTTGATTCGGCCCACACAGCAGGGGTGTAGAAGGGTTGGTGTCACCCAACCTGAGTTAGGGGGGGTCTCTAGATGGTACGCCCCAGAGCCCTGTCAGTGAGTTAGCTCTCTGATGGTCGTCTATGGTGGCTTCAACTGCCGTTTAAACTTCCTGGAACTGCTTCTGTCACCAGGCCACATTGCCCCTTTTTTGAACATTCTATCAGGAAACGATCATTCTTTAGTGGTTGATTATCACACTCCATAAACCACACATACGGGTGCACACATGTACCAGGGCTCGCAAATTGCTGGCCCAACGTCCCGGGGCCACCAAAATGCATCACCGACCAGCGGGCTATCTGAAATAGCGTAATCAAATTCCTACCATGATTGGTTATTTTAAGGAAAAATACAATCGTGGACGTTTTTGATCATGTTGAATCCATGTGCTAAAACACACATCATCATATACTCTGAGAAATATATTAGAGCAACATTTACTTGCCTCAAACAACTCTGGTATTATTATTGCATTTATTGCCACACTAAGAAGTGAATGATTCCATGAGAAAA of Hypomesus transpacificus isolate Combined female chromosome 11, fHypTra1, whole genome shotgun sequence contains these proteins:
- the ercc6 gene encoding DNA excision repair protein ERCC-6 — encoded protein: MPIDGSEDQVPPSKYSAAFTRGDAKEDGAAQVSIQGTSGDSEPSETCPNDTGPSDRSSGCKRSKALLQINRQCIQAASASSGAAELQGLGVAVYDQDVLEQGVLQQVDQAIQEAGQAAAKAEAEKEYQSVLDDVRSCTAALKHINKIIDQLTPFSASSKDISRKVESVRRQKENKEKQLRKIRAKQRRLQAVLGGEDALRVETELLAEDDGEEEPGPSTLGSMLMPSQETEWEELIRTGHMTPFGTRIPPKEEKKKEPRKLMLSENTGFDLYLADQAQLAGRGREEKRKRHTPLKRKKMAVEGDGRKSSGQSVSSSSSSLKDKLQNRIRKLQRSALRAQPKARAKGEPQAPKPRRKQRVGGEETDSEGSEYLPSDEGMDLEKEEREAAEEGWGGEDEEGYSLKPYRTKSDGKGTKKGKNKKEESEEEYCPSSSEEEEENGKKGQEKKFKDDGDIEFYKQRIRKWKRQRLREREERRERGEEEEDDSDAEFDEGFKVPGFLWKKLFKYQQTGVRWMWELHCQQAGGILGDEMGLGKTIQAIVFLAALSYSKLRTRGCNYRYTGLGPTVIVCPATVMHQWVREFHTWWPPFRVAVLHDTGSFTSNKEKLIPEIAECHGVLITSYSAVRMMQDRLQRHNWHYVILDEGHKIRNPNAGVTTAVKQFRTPHRYILSGSPMQNNLKELWSLFDFVFPGKLGTLPIFMEQFSVPITMGGYSNASPVQVQTAYKCACVLRDTINPYLLRRMKADVKANLNLPDKNEQVLFCRLTEDQRHVYQNFLDSKEVYQMLNGDMQVFSGLIAMRKICNHPDLFSGGPCMLRNIPEDQMKEEEHFGYWKRSGKLMVVESLLRLWFKQGHRVLLFTQSRQMLEILEVFLRKNSYTYLKMDGTTTIASRQPLIARYNQDKSIFVFLLTTRVGGLGVNLTGANRVIIYDPDWNPSTDTQARERAWRIGQKLQVTVYRLLTAGTIEEKIYHRQIFKQFLTNRVLKDPKQRRFFKSNDIYELFTLSNPDGSQGTETSAIFAGTGSDVQAPKKPVRSSSHKSNHSSHALKSSPASHFAASTRSKHSSANHIPEDGSTRLHSIDSQNQTKRLIDSQSPNQNGAMSTDGQHTQHAHAHPDLAQKHGPKHTGLDHGASPDTHTLRDKQRPRDHTLVSSQKRREKRKHCDQADSDGRRHGKHRRQRDAKFEGHRIPHLVKRRTFQKEEEEQAVTKDQRKSDDYVLAKLFRKSGIHSVMQHDSIMEASNPDFVLVEAEANRVARDALRALKVSRQQCRLPYNRPPPPPARKRFGQKKNSLLSEHTAVAAPAPDKCKDAAIIKKSILRKTTPGSLFSGESGESTSSPLSSSSLLAKMKARNHLSLPACQEGDGGGEEEGGGDEGGARSATPAPPTEHDELLVDLRNFVAFQATVDGQASTQEVLEYFTPRLTQQQTPVFRELLRNICDFHRTPGQEGTWRLKENYR